In the genome of Candidatus Eisenbacteria bacterium, one region contains:
- a CDS encoding TolC family protein — MMGIRSSIRPLLAAAGLFLLTFPSASGALTLPEAVDAALATHPSIAARQALQAEAWAAVGEARADWFPSLRVSGSLTQYEEPMAVFPIHGFNPQSLPPFDETLAQGGVSLSYTLFDGAGRIGRVRQARARAGAADKEALATEQSLIAWVTNAYLAVLNAQETLAAHDHHLAALERERARVQQLLAVGRAAEIQVLQAEAALAGARAERVRIAGTLDRAEQEMARLTGRALATVRAAPFAAFTLPGEPGGSLARDDLLAAALAENAGLQAARQIRQAADAGVLAACSARWPKLIAAGSYLGWADGDGHDTWEWNAGLQLAWPLFAGGAIRHSIERARAARQGAGAALALAELRVGEQIDRALTAIDETRARVTSLEAAVAAQAEVARIQQLLLEAGSGTESDYLDAEADLLTGRAALADARHGELAACVELARVTGRLDQKWIRESLQ, encoded by the coding sequence GTGATGGGCATCCGCAGTTCTATCCGTCCTTTGCTGGCCGCGGCCGGGCTATTCCTCCTTACATTCCCAAGTGCTTCCGGCGCCCTCACATTACCCGAGGCTGTCGATGCCGCGCTCGCGACACATCCTTCCATCGCCGCCCGGCAGGCGCTGCAGGCCGAGGCCTGGGCCGCCGTCGGGGAGGCTCGGGCGGATTGGTTTCCGTCGCTGAGGGTTTCAGGCTCGCTCACGCAGTACGAAGAGCCCATGGCGGTTTTCCCCATCCACGGCTTCAATCCCCAGTCTTTGCCGCCCTTCGACGAAACACTGGCGCAGGGCGGCGTCTCCCTCTCCTACACATTATTCGACGGCGCGGGTCGCATCGGAAGAGTGCGGCAGGCCCGGGCGCGGGCGGGGGCGGCCGATAAGGAGGCGCTGGCCACCGAACAATCCCTGATCGCCTGGGTCACGAACGCCTATCTGGCCGTCTTGAATGCGCAGGAAACCCTCGCCGCGCACGACCACCACCTCGCGGCCTTGGAGCGGGAGCGCGCCCGGGTGCAGCAGCTGTTGGCCGTTGGGCGTGCGGCCGAGATTCAGGTCCTGCAGGCTGAGGCGGCGCTGGCCGGCGCGCGGGCCGAGCGGGTGAGGATTGCCGGAACGCTCGATCGGGCGGAACAGGAAATGGCGCGCCTGACGGGGCGGGCGCTCGCGACGGTGCGGGCCGCCCCGTTCGCGGCTTTCACATTACCCGGCGAGCCGGGTGGATCGCTTGCACGGGATGATCTGCTGGCGGCGGCCCTGGCAGAAAATGCCGGACTTCAGGCGGCACGGCAGATTCGTCAGGCCGCCGATGCGGGGGTGCTCGCCGCTTGCAGCGCGCGCTGGCCCAAACTCATCGCCGCCGGCAGCTATCTGGGCTGGGCCGACGGCGACGGACACGACACCTGGGAGTGGAATGCCGGACTTCAGCTCGCGTGGCCGCTCTTCGCAGGAGGCGCCATCCGACACTCGATCGAGCGGGCTCGGGCCGCGCGGCAGGGGGCCGGCGCCGCGCTGGCCCTCGCGGAGCTGCGCGTCGGGGAGCAGATTGACCGCGCCCTCACGGCCATTGATGAGACCCGCGCCCGCGTGACAAGCCTCGAAGCCGCCGTCGCGGCCCAGGCGGAAGTGGCCCGCATCCAGCAATTGCTGCTGGAGGCCGGGTCGGGTACTGAGTCCGACTACCTCGATGCCGAGGCCGATCTCTTGACGGGGCGCGCCGCTCTGGCTGATGCACGCCATGGGGAACTCGCCGCCTGCGTCGAGCTGGCGCGCGTGACCGGCCGGCTCGATCAAAAGTGGATCAGGGAGAGCCTTCAATGA
- a CDS encoding HlyD family efflux transporter periplasmic adaptor subunit produces MNRKPIRILLPVVVVLAAAVWLLLLRSDKKPAALFLSGTVEATEAQLGFPAGGRVTEILVREGERSEAGAVLARLDPAEMSARRDQALAQAAAARALLQEIEGGSRPEELAQARAAREAARQRLQDAERDLQRTRDLRAAGAVSQEALDKAALAHDLARSQFTQADEQARLAEIGPRIERIEAQRAQLAQAVAAVAALEAQLENMVIRAPFSGVVTVRHREPGEIVPPGSAVITLMNPNDRWVRVYLPETRIGKVRLGQQAKITTDTDPHRSTPGEVTFIASEAEFTPKSVQTKEERVKLVYAVKVRVTGDPQMDLKPGMPADVTLDIDGW; encoded by the coding sequence ATGAACCGTAAACCGATCCGGATCCTATTGCCCGTCGTTGTCGTCCTGGCCGCCGCCGTGTGGCTGCTCTTGCTGCGATCCGACAAAAAACCGGCGGCGCTCTTTCTCTCAGGCACCGTTGAAGCCACCGAGGCGCAACTTGGCTTCCCGGCCGGCGGGCGCGTCACGGAGATTCTTGTCCGCGAGGGGGAACGATCCGAGGCCGGGGCCGTGCTGGCCCGCCTGGATCCTGCCGAGATGTCGGCGCGTCGCGACCAGGCCCTGGCCCAGGCGGCGGCGGCCCGCGCGCTGCTGCAAGAGATTGAGGGGGGCTCGCGCCCCGAGGAACTGGCTCAGGCGCGCGCCGCGCGGGAGGCGGCGCGGCAGCGACTCCAGGATGCCGAACGGGACCTCCAGCGCACCCGCGATCTGCGGGCGGCCGGCGCGGTCAGCCAAGAGGCGCTCGATAAGGCCGCCCTGGCCCATGATCTGGCGCGCAGCCAGTTCACTCAAGCCGACGAACAGGCGCGACTGGCGGAGATCGGTCCGCGGATCGAGCGGATCGAGGCCCAGCGCGCCCAACTCGCCCAGGCGGTGGCCGCCGTGGCGGCTCTCGAAGCCCAACTCGAAAATATGGTCATTCGCGCGCCGTTTTCCGGAGTGGTCACCGTCCGACACCGCGAGCCGGGCGAGATCGTGCCACCCGGTTCGGCTGTCATCACCCTCATGAATCCCAATGACCGCTGGGTGCGCGTCTATCTCCCCGAGACACGCATCGGAAAGGTCCGCCTGGGCCAGCAGGCGAAGATCACCACCGATACCGATCCCCATCGCAGCACCCCCGGGGAGGTCACCTTCATCGCCAGCGAGGCTGAGTTCACGCCGAAGAGTGTGCAGACCAAAGAAGAGCGCGTGAAACTGGTCTATGCGGTGAAGGTCCGGGTGACCGGCGATCCGCAGATGGATCTCAAACCCGGCATGCCGGCCGATGTGACCCTTGATATCGACGGATGGTAG
- a CDS encoding ABC transporter ATP-binding protein, with amino-acid sequence MIDVRDLTRRFGDLTAVDALSFRVAPGELFGVVGPDGAGKTTLLRMLAGVLRPTAGDACLHGMSVARDPEGVKSEIAYMSQRFGLYADLTVLENISFYADLYRVPRRSRAARIERLFHFSGLEPFAHRLAGRLSGGMKQKLGLSCALIHEPQILLLDEPTFGVDPISRRDLWMIVHEMVGRGITVLVSTSYMDEAERFDRLALISSGRLLALDTPAALQSSLPGQLLSLRIERVRDAQALAARLPLVRRAAVFGDHLHLLVDEAQSDLPVIAAALQEAGFPVLDSEVIEPSFEDLFIDRVTAAEEGER; translated from the coding sequence GTGATCGATGTTCGTGATCTCACCCGGCGTTTCGGCGATCTCACCGCCGTGGATGCCCTCAGCTTCCGCGTGGCGCCCGGCGAGCTCTTCGGCGTCGTCGGCCCCGATGGGGCCGGAAAGACGACGCTGCTGCGCATGCTGGCGGGTGTGCTGAGACCGACCGCGGGGGATGCCTGCTTGCACGGGATGAGTGTGGCCCGCGATCCCGAAGGGGTGAAGTCCGAGATAGCGTATATGTCGCAGCGCTTTGGGCTGTATGCGGACCTGACCGTTCTCGAAAACATCAGCTTCTATGCCGATCTTTATCGTGTGCCGCGACGGAGCCGCGCTGCGCGTATCGAGCGGCTCTTTCACTTTTCCGGATTGGAACCCTTCGCCCATCGTTTGGCCGGCCGCCTCTCCGGCGGGATGAAGCAGAAGCTGGGACTTTCATGCGCCCTTATTCACGAACCGCAAATCCTTTTGTTGGATGAACCGACCTTCGGCGTCGACCCGATTTCACGGCGCGATTTGTGGATGATTGTGCACGAGATGGTCGGCCGCGGGATCACCGTCCTCGTGAGCACCTCCTATATGGATGAGGCCGAGCGCTTCGACCGCCTGGCGTTGATCTCGTCGGGACGCCTGCTGGCGCTGGACACCCCGGCGGCGTTGCAGTCGTCGCTTCCCGGCCAACTTCTCTCTTTACGGATCGAGCGGGTGCGCGACGCTCAGGCGCTGGCGGCCCGCTTGCCGCTTGTACGCCGCGCCGCCGTGTTTGGGGATCACCTGCATCTGCTGGTCGATGAGGCTCAAAGCGACCTGCCGGTGATTGCCGCGGCTCTGCAGGAAGCCGGATTTCCAGTGCTCGACTCCGAGGTCATCGAGCCCTCGTTCGAGGATCTCTTCATCGACCGCGTCACGGCGGCCGAGGAGGGCGAGCGATGA
- a CDS encoding ABC transporter ATP-binding protein, translating to MSGSAAVAVEVDRLSKLFGRFVAVDQVSFAVQTGEVFGFLGPNGAGKTTTIKMLAGLLVPSSGTGRVAGLDIMRQTDAIKRQIGYMSQLFSLYGDLTVEENIAFFSGLYSVPASRRAGRRDWVLEMAGLTDRRRRLTAELSLGWKQRLALGCAVLHEPPILFLDEPTSGVDPLSRRSFWDLIYTLAAGGTTIFVSTHYMEEAEYCHRLALMNRGRLIALNTPSALKAGMPTPLLEILTDNGPRAAEVLAGTAEVAEVGLFGRSLHVILTEAAGADVSEAGRRIRRQLESQGLAVRTLQRIPPSLEDVFVARVHAEGGAPRD from the coding sequence ATGAGCGGCTCTGCTGCGGTGGCGGTGGAAGTGGATCGCTTGAGCAAGCTCTTCGGCCGCTTCGTGGCCGTCGACCAGGTGAGCTTTGCCGTTCAAACGGGAGAGGTTTTCGGTTTTCTGGGCCCCAACGGGGCCGGCAAGACGACCACCATCAAGATGCTGGCCGGCCTGTTGGTTCCCTCCAGTGGGACCGGGCGGGTGGCCGGGCTCGATATCATGCGCCAGACGGATGCCATCAAGCGCCAGATCGGTTACATGTCGCAACTCTTCTCGCTTTACGGCGATCTGACCGTCGAGGAGAATATCGCCTTCTTTTCCGGCCTCTACAGCGTTCCCGCCTCCCGGCGGGCCGGGCGCCGCGACTGGGTGCTGGAGATGGCGGGCCTTACCGACAGGCGCCGGCGGCTGACCGCGGAACTGTCGCTGGGATGGAAGCAGCGCCTGGCGCTGGGATGCGCCGTGCTACATGAGCCGCCGATTCTCTTTCTGGATGAGCCGACGTCGGGTGTGGATCCGCTCTCGCGGCGATCGTTCTGGGATCTCATTTATACATTGGCCGCCGGGGGAACGACGATTTTTGTCTCCACGCACTACATGGAAGAGGCCGAGTATTGCCACCGTCTGGCCCTCATGAATCGCGGCCGGTTGATCGCGCTCAACACACCCTCGGCCTTGAAGGCCGGCATGCCCACCCCGCTCCTCGAAATTTTGACGGATAACGGGCCGCGGGCGGCGGAGGTGCTGGCCGGCACCGCCGAGGTGGCCGAGGTGGGGCTCTTCGGGCGGTCCCTGCATGTGATCTTGACCGAAGCGGCGGGGGCCGATGTGTCGGAGGCGGGTCGCAGGATCAGGAGACAACTCGAGTCTCAGGGCCTTGCGGTGCGGACGCTGCAACGTATCCCACCGTCCCTGGAGGATGTTTTTGTCGCGCGCGTTCATGCCGAGGGGGGCGCGCCCCGTGACTAG
- a CDS encoding ABC transporter permease → MDLVRTWAISRKEILQLRRDPRSLAMGFLLPVLLLVLFGYAITWDVREIKSVIVDQDASRSSRDLAAALRSSGYFEVRAPVGETNEAVALLDRGTVQLVLVIPPGFAADLGAGRTAPLQALVDGSDANTATIILGYVQAIVQNFAGGRPTEVRSVPFISAASRVWYNEEMLSRNMIVPGLIAVIMMIIAAMLTSLTIAREWERGTMEQLASTPVSRLEVVLGKMLPYLAIGLLDVVITSLVGVTLFGVPFRGSAAMLMGASFFFIIGALGLGIFISAATRSQLLATQIAMVATFLPAFLLSGFMFAIEVMPQTLQLLTRLIPARYFIVVTRGLFLKGVGPSALWAQGLSMIAFAVIGIALAVRVFRKELS, encoded by the coding sequence ATGGATCTAGTGCGCACCTGGGCCATCTCACGCAAGGAGATCCTGCAGCTGCGGCGTGACCCCCGCAGCCTGGCGATGGGTTTTCTTTTGCCGGTGCTGCTCCTGGTCCTGTTCGGTTACGCGATTACCTGGGATGTGCGGGAGATCAAAAGCGTCATCGTCGACCAGGATGCCTCCCGGTCCAGCCGGGATCTGGCCGCCGCCTTACGCTCCTCGGGTTATTTCGAGGTGCGCGCTCCGGTGGGGGAGACGAATGAAGCGGTCGCGCTGCTCGACCGCGGAACGGTGCAGCTCGTCCTGGTCATTCCACCCGGTTTCGCCGCCGATCTGGGGGCCGGCCGCACGGCGCCCCTCCAGGCGTTGGTCGACGGCTCCGACGCCAATACCGCCACGATCATTCTAGGATATGTACAAGCGATTGTGCAAAATTTTGCCGGCGGCCGGCCCACGGAGGTGCGCTCCGTCCCCTTCATCTCGGCGGCCAGCCGCGTGTGGTACAACGAGGAGATGTTGAGCCGCAACATGATCGTCCCGGGGCTCATCGCCGTCATCATGATGATCATTGCGGCCATGCTCACCTCACTGACGATAGCGCGCGAGTGGGAGCGCGGCACGATGGAACAGCTGGCCTCAACGCCGGTCTCACGCCTTGAGGTGGTATTGGGCAAAATGCTGCCTTATCTGGCCATTGGTCTTCTGGATGTGGTCATCACCTCGCTGGTCGGGGTCACACTTTTCGGCGTTCCCTTCCGCGGCAGCGCGGCCATGCTGATGGGCGCCTCTTTCTTCTTTATCATTGGCGCGCTGGGATTGGGGATCTTTATCTCCGCCGCGACGCGTTCACAGCTGCTGGCCACGCAGATCGCGATGGTGGCGACTTTCCTGCCCGCGTTTTTGCTCTCGGGATTCATGTTCGCGATCGAGGTCATGCCCCAGACGCTGCAACTGCTGACGAGGCTCATTCCGGCGCGTTACTTCATCGTGGTGACCCGCGGTCTGTTTCTCAAAGGCGTGGGCCCCTCGGCCCTCTGGGCCCAGGGGCTTTCGATGATCGCGTTTGCCGTCATCGGGATCGCGCTCGCCGTGCGCGTCTTCCGCAAGGAGTTGTCATGA
- a CDS encoding ABC transporter permease yields the protein MSFGASYERVREMVRKEFIQILRDARLRRIVFIAPILQLIVFGYAVSTDVRDTKLFVVDHDRSSVSRELIDALTQPGYFRVVGRSDRPVDLVQALERGKAVVGIEIPPNLSEALGDRESVEVQVLVDGTNSNTAIVAKGYAERIIMDFGRRAAGSPAAPRIDLRVRAWYNPGLVSRIYNVPAVAGVIIMLVCLLLTSLAVVREREIGTLEQLMVSPLRPLELIAGKTIPFAVFGLIDLAIVTSVAVLWFRIPFEGNLALLLLASGLFLLSGLGVGLFVSTISRTQQEAFMASFLFFMPTILLSGFMFPVSSMPKLFQWLTLLNPMRQYLEIVRAIFLKGAGLTVLWRQHLALLVMGVGILVFAASRFRKTIE from the coding sequence ATGAGCTTCGGCGCATCCTATGAGCGCGTGCGCGAGATGGTGCGCAAGGAGTTCATCCAGATCCTGCGCGACGCCCGATTACGACGGATTGTTTTTATCGCGCCGATCCTTCAGCTGATTGTCTTCGGTTACGCCGTCTCGACCGATGTGCGCGACACGAAGCTCTTTGTCGTCGATCATGACCGGTCCTCTGTTTCCCGGGAGTTGATCGATGCGCTCACGCAGCCGGGCTACTTCCGTGTTGTCGGCCGCTCGGACCGGCCGGTCGATCTGGTGCAGGCCCTCGAACGGGGCAAGGCGGTCGTGGGGATCGAGATTCCACCGAATCTTTCGGAAGCGCTGGGGGACCGTGAATCGGTGGAGGTGCAGGTGCTGGTGGACGGCACGAACTCCAACACCGCCATCGTGGCCAAAGGGTACGCCGAGCGGATCATCATGGACTTCGGCCGCCGCGCGGCGGGGAGCCCGGCCGCGCCGAGGATCGATCTACGGGTCCGGGCCTGGTACAATCCCGGACTGGTGAGCCGTATCTACAATGTACCGGCCGTGGCGGGTGTCATTATCATGCTGGTCTGCCTGCTATTGACATCCCTGGCGGTGGTGCGCGAGCGCGAGATCGGGACGTTGGAGCAGCTTATGGTAAGCCCTCTGCGCCCGCTCGAGCTGATCGCCGGTAAGACGATCCCTTTCGCTGTCTTTGGACTGATTGATCTCGCCATCGTGACATCGGTCGCCGTGTTGTGGTTCCGCATCCCCTTTGAGGGGAACCTGGCGCTGCTCCTCCTGGCGAGCGGGCTTTTCCTGCTTTCCGGATTGGGCGTGGGTCTTTTCGTTTCGACGATCTCCCGCACCCAGCAGGAAGCCTTTATGGCGAGCTTCCTCTTCTTCATGCCCACGATCCTGCTCTCTGGATTCATGTTCCCGGTCAGCAGCATGCCCAAGCTGTTTCAGTGGCTGACGCTTCTCAATCCCATGCGCCAATACCTTGAGATCGTGCGCGCCATCTTTCTCAAGGGCGCCGGGTTGACGGTGCTGTGGCGGCAGCATCTGGCGCTGCTGGTGATGGGGGTGGGGATCCTGGTCTTCGCCGCGAGCCGGTTCCGCAAGACGATTGAGTGA
- a CDS encoding OsmC family protein has protein sequence MSQNNIRNGVNLNDLMAAIEAVKTDPGNGKLRFTVNSKWAGGFKAKHTTSGFTVGKETGRRAKNHTLTTDEPNEVLGSDTGISPAETLMSSLAACLTVGYAANAAALGIDLDELSLEITGNGSLEGFMNLRNQRAGLSELKIKAFIKSDAPAEKLQELHDYVNNHSPIWDTICNPVKIESQVVTHQPDHAHR, from the coding sequence ATGTCTCAGAACAATATTCGCAATGGCGTCAATCTGAATGACCTCATGGCCGCAATTGAAGCCGTCAAGACGGATCCGGGTAACGGCAAGCTGCGTTTTACCGTGAACTCAAAGTGGGCGGGCGGATTCAAAGCCAAACATACGACCTCGGGTTTTACCGTTGGCAAGGAAACGGGACGTCGCGCCAAGAATCACACCCTTACGACGGATGAGCCCAATGAGGTCCTCGGCAGCGATACCGGCATCAGCCCTGCTGAAACTCTCATGAGTTCTCTGGCCGCCTGTCTGACCGTGGGTTATGCGGCAAATGCAGCCGCGCTCGGAATCGATCTGGATGAATTGTCATTGGAGATCACAGGCAATGGAAGTCTTGAAGGTTTCATGAACCTCAGAAACCAGCGGGCGGGATTGAGCGAATTGAAGATCAAGGCGTTCATCAAGTCCGATGCTCCGGCTGAAAAGCTTCAAGAGCTCCATGATTATGTGAACAACCACTCACCCATTTGGGATACGATCTGCAATCCGGTCAAGATCGAATCTCAGGTTGTGACCCATCAGCCGGATCACGCTCATCGGTAA
- a CDS encoding sensor domain-containing diguanylate cyclase: MNKKRKGPVYDAELRRRAEKSMAERMKKTPSHLATKTDSRRLVQELEVHQIELELQNEELQRVQNELEASHAKYFDLYERAPIGFLTLSEDGRILEANLTAANLLGVAKDQLINKWVTRFITREHQDIYYLHCQKLFETRAPQTCVLKMIRKGDHPFWVQFDAILASDAAGGSLLCHVGMSDITALKQLEEEMSCAKKSVEEANQKLRRMYSREQRFARIDGLTGLNNRRYWFELAGHQYKVATRYRHPLSVILFDIDHFKLVNDRFGHEVGDQMLEHVAKAAGTALRSADMIGRYGGEEFVIALPMTTSRQAYAVAERIRAGVAAIRISTPKGVAAVTLSLGINEMMHAPPGEHPDGDDSIMHIINSADKAMYKAKRAGGNRIATWSELSEYA; encoded by the coding sequence ATGAATAAGAAGCGCAAAGGACCGGTGTATGATGCCGAATTGCGCCGCCGGGCGGAAAAGAGTATGGCGGAGCGCATGAAGAAGACCCCCTCTCATCTTGCGACGAAGACCGACAGCCGGCGTCTCGTTCAAGAATTGGAAGTGCACCAAATCGAACTGGAGCTGCAGAATGAAGAATTACAGCGGGTACAGAATGAACTCGAAGCATCGCACGCCAAGTATTTCGATCTCTATGAGCGTGCGCCGATCGGGTTCTTGACCCTTAGCGAGGACGGGCGGATTCTGGAGGCTAATCTCACCGCCGCCAACCTGCTGGGCGTCGCAAAGGACCAATTGATCAATAAGTGGGTAACACGTTTCATCACCAGAGAACACCAGGACATTTACTATTTGCACTGCCAGAAGCTTTTTGAGACCCGCGCGCCGCAAACATGCGTGCTGAAAATGATAAGAAAGGGCGACCATCCATTCTGGGTGCAGTTTGACGCGATCCTGGCAAGCGATGCCGCAGGCGGCTCGTTGCTCTGTCACGTCGGAATGAGCGACATCACCGCGCTCAAGCAGTTGGAAGAGGAAATGAGCTGCGCCAAGAAATCGGTTGAAGAGGCGAACCAAAAACTCAGGCGCATGTATTCGCGCGAACAGCGCTTCGCCCGTATTGACGGGCTCACCGGCTTGAACAACCGCCGGTACTGGTTCGAACTTGCCGGACACCAATATAAGGTCGCCACACGCTATCGCCATCCCCTCTCAGTGATTCTATTCGACATTGACCATTTCAAACTCGTCAATGACCGGTTCGGGCATGAGGTGGGCGATCAGATGCTTGAACACGTTGCGAAGGCCGCGGGCACCGCGCTCCGCTCAGCGGATATGATCGGGCGTTATGGCGGCGAGGAATTTGTCATCGCCTTGCCGATGACGACCTCGCGGCAAGCCTACGCCGTCGCGGAACGCATCCGTGCCGGCGTCGCGGCGATTCGTATTTCAACGCCGAAGGGGGTCGCCGCCGTCACGCTCAGCCTCGGCATCAATGAGATGATGCATGCGCCGCCCGGGGAGCATCCCGATGGGGATGATTCAATCATGCACATTATCAATTCCGCGGATAAGGCAATGTACAAGGCGAAAAGAGCAGGGGGCAACCGGATTGCAACTTGGTCCGAACTGTCGGAATACGCATGA